Proteins from a single region of Budorcas taxicolor isolate Tak-1 chromosome 11, Takin1.1, whole genome shotgun sequence:
- the PEX13 gene encoding peroxisome biogenesis factor 13, translating to MASQPPPPPKPWETRRIPGTGPGPGPGPTFQSADLGPTLLTRPGQPTLTRVPPPILPRPSQQTGSSNLNTFRPAYSSFSSGYGAYGNSFYGSYSPYSYGYNGLGYNRLRIDDLPPSRFVQQAEESSRGAFQSIESIVHAFASVSMMMDATFSAVYNSFRAVLDVANHFSRLKIHFTKVFSAFALVRTIRYLYRRLQWMIGLRRGLENEDLWAESEGTVACLGAEDRAANSAKSWPIFLFFAVILGGPYLIWKLLSTHSDEVTDNTNWASGEDDHVVARAEYDFVAVSEEEISFRAGDMLNLALKEQQPRVRGWLLASLDGQTTGLIPANYVKILGKRRGRKTVESSKISKQQQSFTNTTLIKGATAADSLDDQEAAFESVFVETSKVPVASDSTGKNGDKQDL from the exons ATCTGCTGATTTGGGTCCTACTTTATTGACAAGACCTGGACAACCAACACTTACCAGAGTGCCACCACCCATTCTTCCAAGGCCATCACAGCAGACAGGAAGCAGCAATTTGAACACTTTCAGACCTGCTTACAGTTCATTTTCTTCTGGATATGGTGCCTATGGAAATTCATTTTATGGAAGCTATAGCCCTTATAGTTATGGATATAACGGGCTGGGCTATAACCGCCTTCGTATAGATGATCTTCCACCTAGTAGATTCGTTCAGCAAGCTGAAGAAAGCAGCAGAGGTGCATTTCAGTCCATTGAAAGCATTGTGCATGCATTTGCCTCTGTCAGCATGATGATGGATGCTACTTTTTCAGCTGTCTATAACAGTTTCAGGGCTGTATTGGATGTGGCAAACCACTTTTCCCGATTAAAAATACACTTCACAAAGGTTTTTTCAGCTTTTGCATTAGTTAGGACTATAAGATATCTTTATAGACGGTTACAGTGGATGATAGGTTTAAGAAGAGGCTTGGAGAATGAGGACCtatgggcagaaagtgaaggaactGTGGCTTGTCTTGGTGCTGAGGACAGAGCAGCTAACTCAGCAAAATCTTGGCCAATATTCTTATTCTTTGCCGTTATCCTTGGTGGTCCTTACCTCATCTGGAAACTGCTATCTACTCACAGTGATGAAGTAACAG ACAATACCAACTGGGCAAGTGGTGAGGATGACCATGTAGTTGCTAGAGCAGAATATGATTTTGTTGCTGTATCTGAAGAAGAAATTTCTTTCCGTGCTGGTGATATGCTGAACTTAGCTCTCAAAG AGCAACAACCCAGAGTGCGTGGTTGGCTTCTGGCCAGTCTTGATGGTCAAACAACAGGACTTATACCTGCTAATTATGTCAAAATTCTTGGTAAAAGAAGAGGTAGAAAAACAGTGGAATCCAGTAAAATTTCTAAGCAGCAACAGTCTTTTACCAACACAACACTAATTaaaggagccacagctgctgattCTTTGGATGACCAGGAAGCTGCCTTTGAATCTGTTTTTGTTGAAACTAGTAAGGTTCCAGTTGCATCTGATTCCACTGGGAAAAATGGAGATAAACAAGATCTTTGA